A DNA window from Pleurodeles waltl isolate 20211129_DDA chromosome 12, aPleWal1.hap1.20221129, whole genome shotgun sequence contains the following coding sequences:
- the LOC138267532 gene encoding E3 ubiquitin-protein ligase RNF182-like: MSCPQTEGEEKLASDDLECKICYQRFNTHSRKPKVLDCLHRVCVRCLTKINHIGDDTACINCPFCRHETKLQEDQVAGLPDDTVVISKLILKDKTTWNPDNEVVLTPKNLSSSSPSRGSSNCLVITIMEVQRDSTRTSSQNTMSDYYTDHSLDSASVNSHSQTDHDLLSKLCTHVPRILVWLLGFFYFGSLPLGIYLLVIQKVTMGIICVSLVPSSLTVCLVYGFCQCLCQGICDCSPRT, translated from the coding sequence ATGAGTTGCCCTCAAACTGAAGGAGAAGAAAAGCTGGCCAGCGATGACTTGGAATGCAAAATCTGTTATCAGAGATTCAACACACACAGTCGTAAACCAAAGGTGCTGGACTGCCTTCACAGAGTATGTGTTCGATGCCTTACAAAAATTAATCACATTGGAGATGACACCGCTTGCATCAACTGCCCATTCTGCCGCCATGAGACAAAGCTCCAAGAGGACCAGGTGGCGGGACTCCCAGATGACACGGTTGTTATTTCAAAACTCATTTTGAAAGACAAAACTACCTGGAATCCTGACAATGAGGTAGTTTTGACACCAAAGAATTTATCATCTTCCAGTCCTTCCCGTGGCTCCTCAAACTGCCTGGTAATAACAATCATGGAAGTGCAAAGAGATTCTACCAGGACTTCAAGTCAAAACACAATGTCTGATTACTACACCGACCACAGCCTTGACTCTGCATCTGTTAATTCTCATAGTCAAACAGATCACGACCTTTTATCCAAACTTTGCACTCATGTCCCCAGGATACTTGTATGGCTGCTTGGGTTTTTCTACTTTGGCTCGCTCCCTCTTGGAATCTATTTATTGGTGATTCAGAAGGTGACAATGGGAATCATATGTGTCAGCTTAGTTCCATCCAGTTTAACTGTGTGTCTTGTCTATGGATTTTGTCAATGTCTCTGCCAGGGGATTTGCGATTGCTCGCCGAGGACCTGA